Below is a genomic region from Rhodococcus sp. WMMA185.
TGATCGCCAAACAGCCGTGTTTAACGGCCGCCAAATGTGGCTACCCATGATTCATGGTGGGGAGCGTGGGGAATCGGGTAGATGCGACAGCCCTCGGGGGTGTGTCGGCAACGATGATGTGGACGTTGCGCAACCGTGCCGTCGAGGCATCCCGTCTGGATGGCATGCTGGACGACCCTCTGAGCGTTCAGCTCTATGAGACGATCGACCACCCGTACGAGAACTTCGGTAGAGCGGATCAGTCGCACGCACTGCGTGCTCGCGCCTTCGACGTCGAGCTGCGCTTGTTTCTTGCGGCGCACCCAGGTGCCACGGTCGTAGCTCTCGGTGAAGGACTCCAAACCACCTACTGGCGCATCGGTGACCCAGACGTGCAGTGGCTGTCGGTCGATCTTCCCGAGGTGGTCGCACTGCGCGAGCAACTCTTGCCGCCGGAGCCGAACGTCACGACGCTGGCGATGTCGGCGCTCGATCGTTCTTGGATGGACCATGTGAATCCCGACCGCGGGGTGTTCGTCACAGCAGAAGGGCTACTGATGTACCTCCCGGCGGAGGAGTCGATGGGACTGATCATCGACTGTGCGCGACGTTTCCCGGGCGGTCGGCTGATGTTCGATTCGATCCCAAAGTGGCTGAGCCGCCTGACAATGAGGGGATTTCGGGTCACGAGGAACTACAAGATTCCGCCGATGCCTTTCCACCTGTCGCGGGCCGAGGCAGCGGCGCTACCGGATCGGATACCCGAGATCGCTTTCGTCCGTGAGGTTTCCCTGCCTCTCGGGCGTGGGCTGTGGGGGTCGAGAACCCTGCGGACAGTCTTCGACGTGCCGCCGTTGCGCAATGCCCGATTCACCCTCAACCTGTGTGGATTCGCCGGCTGAAGGTTTCAATAGATTCTCGATAGACGCAGGCAGCGCCTTCCGCCGTTCCTACTTTCATTGTTCTATCGGGTGAGTGGCGAGAGGCTCGGCGTCGATATCCAACCAGGGGAACAAAGGAAGTGACGCCAGCGCGTCGTGGAGGGCCGTCGCGTCGCGCGCCTCCCACAGACTCACCAACTCCCGACGCCCAGGCACCCGCCACAGCCTCTTCAAGGTGCCATCAGCACGAAGTTCATTGGTTCGGATGTGCTCACGCGTGCTCAGTTGCTCGAGTTCGTCGGCCGCCATGTCTGTGGGTAGATCAGTATTGATTCGGACCAGAAATTCCACAATGAACTCCTCGAGTGTCCTCGGTCCCGGTGAGGGCGAGCCGATCGGTGTACGTCTTCCACGGATCCGGGGTCAATCGTGGCCCAAACCAATCGAGCTCCTGCTGGTCATCCATGCCGAGCGTACTCAGCGCTCAGGTCGGGATCAACGGTCGAAGCCCTGCTCGAGGCCGAAGTCCCGGACCGACGTCAGCACCCATGGCACGCCATTCAAGCCTTGGAAGACTAATCAACCACTTTGATCGACGCCAACGGCATTCCACCAGCATTGACCTGCGGTCTCAACAGCTCAGGATGAAGTAGACCAGCAACCACCTCGCTTGGTGGTGGGTCGAGCGGTGCACAGTAGACGATGGTGTCGCTGTCTCCGGCATTGTTGTGCGATACGGCAATCGTGCGGAAGAAGTTGTCGGCCGAACCGAACGTGTTGGCATCCGGGTCCGAATCGGTTGAGATACGGAGCGTGGGTTCGATCACCGTACCGGCGTCGCCGGGCCTGAGGGTGATGTCCATGGCCGGGAACGTGAGGAATCCGGGATTCTTCTTCGAGACCCAACCATTGATATGGGTTCCGGTGGACAAACTTTCGTCGGACTCGAGGTCGGTCAGGCGGCCGTCTTCGTTGATGTCCATTCGCAGGATGGACCCGTTGTCATTCTGCTTTCCATTCGGGTCGATCCGGGTGATCTTCGGTGTGTTCTCAAAGGGGGTGGTCGGGTCGGAGGCGACCTTCGCGCTCACGAATTCGGTGCCAGGAGGAATGTCGACGTCATATCTGATGTCCCGCCACAGGACGAGGCTGCCGTTGTCGAGAATCTTATGGGTGGTAATGGGATCCGGTTGGATCCGGTAGGTGAACTCCTGCCCGCGCTCAACCGATTCCGGTGCGGTGATTTGGACACCCCACTCATTGGCGCCGGTCCCGCTCGCACCACCGGTAAAAGCGGTTCCCGTATTGGGTTTGCGATTTGGGCCGATCAACTGGCACATGGTTCCAAAATTGATATCGGTCGTCTTCACATTGTCGCCCGTAAGGGAAGGAAGAGCTGACGCGACGCCGCCAGGAACCAGGAGTGTTCCGGCGGCGAGGGTGGTGGCTGTTGCTGCGATTCCGGCCCAACGATGTACAGATTTCACGCGTGCTCCAGGACTTCCTCAGGCCATGCAATGGCATATGTTGTTTCGGGCGGGGACGAGCCCATTGCCGTGGTAGCTGGGATTAATGCATAAGCCAATTACGTTCTGCCAGAGATGATTCAGCGAGACTTGGAGGCTTCCGGTCCCGGCATCCACCCGGATGAATGCAGCGTAGAACTTTGCCTGCAACACCGTCATCAGTACCTCTTATTACTGGCTGAGGGGCGTCCAGTCGTCGCAGCCCAAAGATTGAAACCTTCCGTCTGTCGGTTCGATTGTGACCGTGACCGGATTTGTGATTGTCGTTCCCGCATCGAAGGTATTCCCGGAACTGTCCTGGCGGGACCAGAGGCAGGACTTCTGACCATCGCTCGAGCCGTCGCTGCGATACGACCCCGGTTGGAGATCGACTCCTACCGCGCCCGTGAAGTTGTACCCGGGGACCTTTGGTGCGGCAGAATCGGGATTGCCCAAGCTGACGGGATTCCAAGGCGCACAGTTGGTTGATGTGAATCCGACGTCGGTCGAGCCGATCGTCAGCGTAGTCGGATTGACGGTTGTTCCTCGCTCGACAACGCTCCCCTCGGTGTCGATTCGTTTCCAGTCGCAAGTCCCGTTTCCAGTTGGGCCCGCTGTCCGATAGCTACCCGGAGCTGCCGGGACAACCACAGGGATAGTGGTCAAGGGCTTTCCACCGGCGGTAACCGTTGTGGATTTCGGCGTTGCATGTGGCGAGCAGTAGACGATGGTGTCGCTGTCTCCGGCATTGTTGTGCGATACGGCAATCACGCGGAAGAAGTTGTCCGCCGAACCGAACGTGCTGGCATCCGGGTCCGAATCGGTTGAGACGCGGAGCGTGGGTTCGATCATTGCACCTGCGTCGCCGGCCTTGATGGTGATGTCCATGGCCGGGAAACTGAGGAATCCGGGATTCTGCTTCGAGACCCAACCATTGATGTGGGTGCCGGTGGACAAATTCTCATCGGACTCGAGGTCGGTAAGGCGACCATCCTCGTTGATGTCCATCCGCAGGATGGACCCGTTGTCATTCTTTTTTCCGTTCGGGTCGATCCGGGTGATCGTCGGCGTGTTCTGGAAGGGCGTGGTCGGGTCGGAGGCGACCTTCGCGCCCACGAATTCGGTGCCCGGGGGAATGTCGACGTCATATCGGATGTCTCGCCACAGGACGAGGCTGCCGTTGTCGAGAATCTTGTGGGCGGTAATGGGGTCCGGTTGAATCCGGTACGTGAACTCCTGTCCTGGCGTGACTGTTGCCGGTGCCGTGACTTGGACACCCCAACCATTGGCGTCGGTCCCGTTCGCGCCACCGGTGAAAGCGGTCCCCGTGTTCGGTTTACGATTTGGGCCGATCAACTGGCAGCTGGTTGCGAAGTTGATGTCGGTCGTCTTGATGTTGTTGCCTGGAAGGGGAGGAAGGGCCGAGGCGACGCCGCCGGGAAACAGGAGTGTTCCGGCGGCGAGGGTGGTGGCTGTTGCTGCGATACCGGCCCAACGATGTATAGATTTCACGTGTTCTCCAGGACTTCCTCGAGTCATGCAAAGGCATATGTTGTTTCGGCCGTGGACGAGCCCATTGCCGTGGTAGCCGGGATGTATACACCAACCAATCACGTTCTGCCAGAATTGATTCAGCAAGACATGGAGGTTCCCTGGTTCCGGCATCCACCCAGACGAATGCAGCGTAGAACTTTACCTCCGGGAAGTAAATAGGGATTTTTCCGTGATTTCACGTGATCTAGACAACACCGCAATTGTTTAGTACAGAAAGAGTAAATACTTGGTCATTTCACACACGCGGTGATTCATGCATAGTTGTATCGACTAGAGCGTCAGGCTCCCTGTAAGACGCGAACCAGGGTTCCTGACCTGCGAACCCTCTCACCTACGAATCCTCTCACCTACGAATTCTGGTGCAACTTCTTCGTCGGATCTATTGGTGGCCAGTAGTTTCAGGGACTGAACCAGAGGTGCCAAGTTTCTTCGCTAGAGCTTCTCGACTCAGGACCGTAGGTACGCGAGGACTGCGAGTACCCACCTATGTCCGCTATCCGACTAGGACAGGCCCAGTTTCGCAAAAATGTTTCCGATGTGCTTGCTGACCGCTGTATCGGTGACCACCAGTTTGCGGGTGATGTCACCGTTTCCGAGGCCCCCGGCGATGGAGAACTGCGCGACGCCGAGATAGCACGATCGGCCCGGTCGGACATTCACAAGGACGGCAACTTTTCCGAGGGCTGACGGCTCCGATGTATCCAAGATTGGACCTCGCCAACGGGGTGAGGCCCAGTCTTCGTTTCACACCACCGCTGACATTCTGACCCCACCCCGGATTCCCTGCAAGGCAAGCAGAATGGGGATGGCGAACGAGGCAAGCGAGCGGATCGCGCTGCTGGCCCATGCGCCGGTTGCGGAAGCGGTGTCGAAGGCCCGCGACTTGGAGGTCGATATTCGTGGGAACCGATCTGGGCTGTGATGCGTCGAACTGATCAGACCGGCAACTATTTTCTTGGGGGGACAAATGGCTGCGTTCGATCCGGCATCCATTACTGATGTCGAGAATTTCATGTCGGAAGCATGGGACCATGCAGCGATCAAGGCTGCCCTCGACGCGATGGATACCCGTACGACGGCGCAGATCGCCAACACGTGGTCGAAGTACAGCTCGGACGCCGTCGGGGCGATGAATGCCTTCGATGCGGCATTCCGCCAGGAGATTCCGGAGAATTGGTCCGGCAGAGCCGCGGAGGCGGTGCGCAGCCGAGTCGAGGAATACTCGAACACGCGCTTGAATGTCGCGCTACAACTCGGCGGCGTCGCCACTTCTCTGTTCAGCGCGATCGACGCGGTGGCCACCCTGAAGGGCAAGATTGGCGCGCCCGCGCAACGTGCCAGTGTGGAGCAGTACGAGGCGATGGCGTGGTCGGGGAACTCGAGGAGTGCCGCCGATGCCGCGCTTGAGGCTCAGGCACGGGTTGACATGCAAACGCTGTATCCGCCCGCGTACCAGCACACCGACTCGCGAGTGCCCTCGTTCGATCCACCGCCGCCGTTGGGCAGCGCGCCCGAGCCGGACCCCGGGCGACCACAGGCGCAGAGCGACGGGTCTCCCGAGGCTTCCCCGATCGACGCCACTTCGGAGACGGATTCTTCGGAGCAATCCGACGGTGGCACGGAGAGCGTTCCAGAGAACTCGAGTCCCACCAACGCCGCACCGACCTCCACAACACCTGCATCGACTTTGCCGGCTTCGGCAGGCACAGGGCCGGGTGGCGAATCAGGTCAGCCGCGGTCATGGATGCAGAATCCCGGCGAGGCGGCGGCAGGTTCGCGGGCCGGTTCCGGTGCTGCCGGCGGCTACAGTCCGGGGTCCGGTGGTGGCGGATACGGCAGTAGTGGCTATGGGCAGGGTGCCGCGCAACGGACGAGCGGATTCGGTACCCCGGCGAATCCTGGAGCCGCAACTGCTGCGGGCAGCGCACCTTCTGTCCGTGGCGGCGCAGCCGCATCAGGCGGCGCCCGAGGGATGGGGGCCGTGGGAATGGGCGGTATCGGCGCGGCCCGCGCACAGGGCGGCGACGACAAAGAGCATCAGACGCCCGACTACCTCATCAACGTCGACAACGGCAATGAACTGATCGGCAAGTTGCCGCCTGTCGCGCCTCCTGTGATCGGTGGATGACCCTTGAAGAACTGGACATTGCGCTCCGAGCAGTTCGGTGCACTCTGGGAGGGAACGGGCCAGGATCGAGTTCCCCACCCGTTCGACGTTGTAAGTTCTATTCCCACCTACGGCGCGTATCGCGCCGAACAAGACCGCATTCGCGCCGAGTTCACTGGACCCGAGAATGCTGAGTTGAAAATAGTTTTGCAGGTCTTGGCCGAGCCTGAGGCGTACGTCGAGATCTCCGGCGTGGATGCCGACGAGGCACCGGTCCGAATCATCGGATGCCAACGGCAACAGTCGGCGGTGGTCGCTGTGCAGCAGCCCGGTCCTCGAGTCAATATCGGTGGGGATGTGTTGATCGGCTGTGGTCGCTCGGGGCGACTTGCCGCGCAGATCGTCGGCCAGATGCCACAGAACTCGGGTGGCCGCAGAACCTTTCAACTCCTCGGGAGCGCGGAAGAAGTGGGGTACCGCGGGTCTGTCCTTCAACCCGCGAGCGGCGGTTCGTCGTTGCCC
It encodes:
- a CDS encoding class I SAM-dependent methyltransferase; amino-acid sequence: MVGSVGNRVDATALGGVSATMMWTLRNRAVEASRLDGMLDDPLSVQLYETIDHPYENFGRADQSHALRARAFDVELRLFLAAHPGATVVALGEGLQTTYWRIGDPDVQWLSVDLPEVVALREQLLPPEPNVTTLAMSALDRSWMDHVNPDRGVFVTAEGLLMYLPAEESMGLIIDCARRFPGGRLMFDSIPKWLSRLTMRGFRVTRNYKIPPMPFHLSRAEAAALPDRIPEIAFVREVSLPLGRGLWGSRTLRTVFDVPPLRNARFTLNLCGFAG
- a CDS encoding muconolactone Delta-isomerase, translated to MEFLVRINTDLPTDMAADELEQLSTREHIRTNELRADGTLKRLWRVPGRRELVSLWEARDATALHDALASLPLFPWLDIDAEPLATHPIEQ
- a CDS encoding ESX secretion-associated protein EspG, whose amino-acid sequence is MKNWTLRSEQFGALWEGTGQDRVPHPFDVVSSIPTYGAYRAEQDRIRAEFTGPENAELKIVLQVLAEPEAYVEISGVDADEAPVRIIGCQRQQSAVVAVQQPGPRVNIGGDVLIGCGRSGRLAAQIVGQMPQNSGGRRTFQLLGSAEEVGYRGSVLQPASGGSSLPRFERVPPTARAGDGTIRVHRGPRFGPGRDVGYVRWFDVAGDGRYVVRSHDPRTVHPCTPEQLVGGLDRLLRTAFE